Part of the Athalia rosae chromosome 2, iyAthRosa1.1, whole genome shotgun sequence genome, aatttttttattggtttttttcatatatatataaactaaaataataacataacGTAGCATagataatgtatataataatataattcaatAACGTGGTAGACTGCTATTGCAGGGTTATACAAAACTTAGGcctatttaattataattatgataattataatattaacgaACAGGCGTAAaacaattatataataataataacgatagtattaacaataataataataataataaatgaaataactaCGACTCGTATGGTTGGGCTATGGCGGTTTGGATTATTACGCCTTGTATAATTTTACTAAAATTCACCATcattacgtatacctgtatcgccATTACAAATCAACcgatcatcattttcattactattactattatcattattatcttgtttctttttctaaacTCAACAAATAAACTTCGAATATTTATGTGCACGTATACAAACTTTCTAAAATCTGCACCTCGTTCATATGGTAGAAGAATTAcattattcgattattttatttggatatctcattttttttttctactcttcttgtttttgttaattcatatatttttcttcaatcggtGATTCGACTTCTAAATGCATATAGAGGCAAGTTTTGAGGTTCGGATAAAACGACTGTAAATATAAAGCGACTATCTCTGATGCCGAGTTGAGTCAAAACTGAACTTACAACATTCGAAGTCCGATTGAAAGCGGTGATTTCTGTTGACGGCTGAACGCGACGCGTCCAACGAGTCAACggaatcaatcgatcaaaaGACAAGTTTCGGCGTTTAATTTATCACCTATGCGGGAGATCCGCAATAGCGATATCATTTGGTCATTGTATGAACTATTTCAGATCCTGATGCTTCCTTTAATTATGTTCCTGGTTTGCTTtcatttatcttatttttttttctcatccattttattttatttttttttgtttttttgctcttcttcGTCCCTTTAGTTATGATTAAAATAATCTTACTTAGCACGTATAGTTTTAAAAGGACCTTCACGTCGAAAAAAGTCCGCTCCTAATCCCTCACACTATATAATAAGACACTTGGTACAaaaggataattatttttactctctttctctctcattttattcaatctaCGGTTACTTTTGGTATAAAAAACATTTAAATATTGGAATGGTACTCTGATGATACGCTATCTATCCAGTCTATTTGAGTtgtcggatttttttcgatttttttcctctttactttttttctctctttcattcttcttcgtctccgtATTCTTTTCTACAAtatattttgtcaattttttgtcttctttaattattgttactgttttttttttctccgcctcTTACCTCacattattagtttttttttttttttttttttttctgcgcttATTACAAAGTTCTTCCTATAGCtacatattatttttcgttttctcctaGCGTGGGCAAAGCAGAACGTCACAACACGTAAAtaaattgttcttttttgttcaataaatACAAACGATAgactatataaataaataatttgcaaATGTAATATTCGATCGTAAACCGTTCGGTAAGCGAACAGCGGTAAAAACTCAATTCCATCTAATTCCCAACAACGAAAGGCacctaataattaataatgattCATCAATTACAAGGAAACCAATTCATATAGAAACCGCAACAAAAGACGGAAAACACGTTCAACGATTCTCtcactctcactctctctctctctctctcaagcattcataattatcgttatcaagCCAAATGACGAAAATCGTCCAAATCAACGTTATGCATCATGCGATCATGCGAAATCTCATTGGTATCGATGGCTCTTcacttttatttaaaaatatttccttaaccgttttacttttcaaatacTATCCGACGCAACGGACATCGGCCTTTTGTAAACGGGGGCAGGTATTCTAGAAAAACCACCGCGTTCGGATGCAGCTTTAGGGTCTTTTCTCGGAGTCGCCACCACTTGAACATCCTGAGGTAAGGCAACGGTTCCGTTACCGTCTACCCAAGCTTTCGTAAAATCGAGAGCGTTACCATCGGTCTCCGTTGTTTCGCCGCTACCGTTACCTTGGTAATCCCTAAGGAAATCCTGAAGCTTTTGCACGACCTGTTTGTCGTCCTGAAGGTGACCTACCTTCTGCAGAATCTGTTCCAAAAGAGGATTCGCAACTTTCGTCGGGGACGACTGAAGCGAAGCGGACGAAGGTTTTATTCTACGTCCGTTTCTGTCGTACTGTGGTCCGTTTCCGCCACCCGCGGGACGCGGAAGACTCTGCCTTCCGGGACTTTTTCTCGAGAAGGTCGCACCCTGGTTATTTATACCGTTAACATTTACCTGCTGTTGATGTTGTTGGCTAGGAGCCGGTGCCGCGAATGTGTCCGCTTGAATACTCGGTCTTTGTCTCGTCTGTCTTCCATTCCACGTGTTACTTCCGGCCTGGAGGTTCAACTGACTCAGTCTCGGTACGCCGGAAGCCTTGCTCAAGCTACCGGTCGGCGGTTTTCTGATGCTACTTCTCGCTATTCCAGTGCCCGATCTCTTGAGCGGACTGCCTTCGGGACTGGAATTTCCTTCTCTGGGAGTCCTGCTCCCGGACGAAGCTCTGGATAAATTGCTGTTCTCTCTCACTATAGATCCTGCTCGAGGAGTTCGATCCCCGGTCGATGAATTCACGCTTCGGGCTGGGGACGCTCTCAGCGGACTCGGCGGGCCGATTCTGGTCTTCCGAAGTCCGGTTTCGATCGTTTCGGTTTCCACGCAAGATTTTTCCGCGATGGGTTGCTCTGAAACACCGCGGAATCgagattttgtttctttagtttcatttcgttcgtttcgattcgattcgagcGGGGATTATAAACGGTTTAAATTACGCCCACTGTATCGGCGTTCGAATAGCTCATGCAAAAAAtgagacgacgaaaaaaaaaaagaaagaaaaaacaaaaagacgcCGAATATCGTAATCATGAGAACGCGAGCTGCGGGCTAGCGTATCGCGGACGGAATGACGGAGGGCCAAATTCGTCCTCTGGAGCAGACCACCATTCCCTCTTCCCATATTACGGGGAACTGAGAAGTATAGGTATGGTCATTGGGCGCGAATCTCTCCTCGTTAGCATATCGCGTGGGCCTCGGGTCCGATCAACGTTTGTGTTTTGTGTACCGTTGCCTTGACGCGCGACGCACGTCTCACACCGGGACGGGGCGCGCGTTCCACCGTACATATTTAAACGTTTTAAATACGTCTGACATTTTGCCCCGCGGTCTTTCGAATGAACAACAAAACCTGCAGAAAACTTCCGCCGCGTTTGTTACGTTTCGTCCACGGCGAAGTTATACGTTCGCATATCACGGAACTCGTACGTACGGAACATTATAAACGGCATTCTTATCCGAATCCTGGATGTAACCGACCTGTCCTTTTCTCAGAAACAACTCCTTGACCGTTCCATTGCGTAATACGTCGTCGGACGATCGAACCGCGGCGccaaattttagaaaaaaagaagctcttttttcaatcatctctTAAACGATTATTCTATACGCTTGAAGATTGAACACTCTTTCTTTCACGCTAAAAACCGCGCTCTACTGACAGCTGTCATCCGTCATCTGGAATCTAGTCAACGATTATTGTTCCGTAAGGACAGGTTGCTGCGCCCACGCGACTCCGGCGATgtgcacatacatacatatgtatcataAAACACACCACATATTTACACAAgtattacgtacacgtaacgtaacgatacacgcgtacgtacgtatgtgaacgaacgaatgtatacgtatacgtgtgaacGCACGTGTTCGTGGACACGCTATtccatctctttttctctcctctcataTATATTCCAAGGTTTATGTACATACGGGGCGTGTATATGGACAGATCGAGTAGATACTTTCGTACACTACGGAGTAAGGACTCGTGTGTTCGGCTCGCGCGCGGTTAAATGTCAGCCCAGCCTCTTCTCGGTTTCACatgtgtatacaggtatactctGGCGTACGCATACTGTGAATATTAATCGCCTGCAGGGCGGTCTAATCTCCCGGAGCTACtcatcttcatcttttccGTCCCATTGTCTCACAGCGCTGCGATATACATTCAATACATTTCCTCGTGGCTTTCTTCAAAACCATCCCGCGATAACAACGAGTttagatagtttttttttttctacacatctttgaaaaacgaaaaagaaaatcattacAAAGATTCACCGCGGCTGCGAAGtggaagagagaggagaaaaaaaaaaacgaattgttTATCCACATTCGCAACGAGAACATCTAATTGTAAACGAATTAATGGCCTTCGCAATTTCCGGACGTCTATACATCTACACGTacaggtgtacatatatataactataaatacctatacgtagtgaatgcttttttctctctctctatttttcttcacaatttttttttattatctacgcacatacgtgtgtatgtacgtgtgtatacaccGACTGAACTGCAGCGCAAcggttaataataattagtaaCACGATCAGGATTCGCGATGCGAACACGTCGCGGAGAACGGCAATGAGTATAAACCTATATATCCACGTATTTATATGGATATCCTATGTGTACATGCAAAGGTTActcacacacacgtacgctcCGCTTTACGTTTATATAGTTAAAAACAAGCTATTTACCCTTCGATTATCGGTTATGCCTGAGCGATAAACTTTGGTTCCACAATAACGCTCTTATACACGTGCGAactgaattacaaaaatctaaaatacTTCCGGGACATTAGAGCGAACCGGCTTTAACTCGTTAATTAATTCCTCAAAATCAATCAAGTCCACGGAATTGGCATGGGGCAACGAAAGCGAATCTATGACGAAATCCACGTTCGCCCATGCTCGTATACTTCTGTTATCATACTTGTAATTTATTCTtcatcgcgtttttttttttttttttcgtttcaaattcgtttttttttttctcaacatgtttaaaaggaaaagaaactcgTTTGTCcagtatacgtgtgtaacgtcGAATTCGCATGTGGCTCGTACAGCagtgtaatataaataaactaaTTCGAACGGGAAAGTTAATTGACATTTAAGATTGATTCTCATAGACGATTTTACCGTATTTCATCCTCCACCATATCGCTCGAATATCATACGATTCGAATGACAACGAATCGACGCCGGTTTGTCTCATACGAGAAGACGACGGACAACCGGACGACATTCGAACGCTTTAAATGACGTCATAGGATTGACAGCATTGCTAATTCGTTGCGTACACAGGCTACCGCGTGTCCGAACGCCAaacatacataatacattACCTTTATACTTTACgctgtatttatatatatatatacctatatatctgcTGCTGTATGTACGCGATGCGATCTACCATTCGAGATTAAAGTTAATGTAGTATCTACATACGTAAGTCGGTTCAATCATCGAAAGGAACTGTCCGTCGGAGTCGATGATcgcattgaaaaattccacctCAACTTCAACGCGCTGTTAAATCCGATGACTGTCGATAGGATATCGATATTGTGCGTTACGTAGAGGGTCGTTTTCGCGCGTCTTATATTATACAGATAATCGAAGATAAGTAAATATCGTACACGCCCGCGATACACGTAACTCGTAGGGAtaacggaaagaaagaaaaaaagaaaaaagaaaaaaagataaaacatCTGTCCAAGATAAGAATTACATTTTGCGTTGTTTAACTTTCTTCTCGACGGGACGTCCGACGTTTGTTCGAATCGAAACAACGATTTCTAAACTACAGCGCGTCTGTAATACACGTTGTGCTCTCTAAGGactaggggaaaaaaaagtgtcaaTCTATCGGTTGGACGTAGATTATTCTGCCCCCGCGCGCTTCCGATAGAGCGACTATACGAAGCTCGATTAATGGCCGGTTGCGGGTTTTTTTGctcgatgcttttttttctctcttcgcacTACCGCCATTAATTACGAACGCGGATAAACGAATCTCCGACCGAAACGTGAGTCATTGCAAAAATCACCGTATACAATTAGCTACACTCGAcgcggaaataataaaaagattttataaatattatccgAGTAAATCgcctattttattatattaccaTAGGCAATGGTATACGAGAGTTGGATATCACCGCCGAgtagcaaaaataaaaaaaatgaaccgcgTACGATTATCTTCTAACGCATATTGAACAGATAAGCGATTGTAAAGGTACAACGGCAAATTTACTCACTTTGATAGTCAACAACCGTAGGCGACGACTGCGTGCTGCAACCGGAAGTAGTCGAGGTGGAGGTAGAAGTAACCGTCGTCGGTTGCACGGCTCCTAGACTCCTGTAACCCTCGTCGGAAACTTCACTTCCATTGTCGGAATGTTCGCCGTCGCCCTGGGGCGACTTCGCGTATCGCACCACCTCCTTGGCGAAACTCTCGCTCGTTTCTTCCTTGATCGCCGGGGGACTGGGGGTCGGACTCCTGCTCGAGGAATCATCGTGGCATTTGTAGTTGAATATCGACGGCTCGTACCTAGGGGTGTCGTCCTGCGACGAAGCTCGTCGCGCTACGCCACCTTCCACTATGTATCGCTTCGAAAACTCCTCCGAAAGCGGCACGGTCGCGCGAATCTCCTGATGCAGATCTTTCTTAGGATCCTgtggcagaaaaaaattcaaagacccTTAGAACCGGCCTCGGTTTCCGCGGAAACTTCTTCCCGTCGCCCTATCCCGTAAAATCCGAATCCATACCTGATAGCTGTCCTGATTTCTGCTGTGATACATCTGGGAGCGTCCGTCGTACTTGATTTGTCTGATCTCCTCGTTGAGGGCCTTCCTGGTGGGATCCAGAGCGGAACCTCCCGGTCCCGAGGATCCGAATTGTGCGCCGTCGACCCTCGGGGTCGGACTCCTGGACCTGGGGCTCCTCTTCGGCGTCGGGGATCTCGATCTTTGCTTGTTCAATTCTCCTCCAAGGTGTCCGGGACTGGCCAAAAACTTTCTCTGGGGAGTTGGACTCCTGGATCTGTTGGACCTTCTCAATTCATCGCCTAGGTGTCTGTTCACTTGGTAAGGAGTGGGCGATTGCGGACGGTTGTTGGGGGAAGAGACCGTTCTGTTGTTCTGCAAGGAcatttgctgctgctgctgctgctgttgctgctgctgatgctgtgGACTTTGATTCTGCATCGCTGCTCCGGCACAGGAGCCAACGCTCGACGCGGAGCTGCGACGTGTTCTCGGAGGTGATCTATAGCCGCGGAATTTCATCGATTGTAGCGATTGATTAGGCGTGTTTATTTTACGCTTTTGCGCTAATCGCCGCGCGATCCTCATAAAGAACAACATCGTCGATTCGAATGATTACTCACCGTTCGTAGTGCACCTGCGCGCTACCGAGATCAAAGGATCCGCCTGCCTTTTGTATCAATTTTGCCGAAATCGTTGAACGATGCGCTGCGAGCGTAGGAAGAGAAAACGTATTCGCGTTAATTGCCGAGTAATTGCGCCGCGGTTGGCGTTTTAATTAGTGCGCCTCCGGAGGGTGAAAGGGAGAGAAGTGGAGGCAGGGCAGGTGTTAAAAATAGCGAAAGAAACTCACAACTGCGGCAACGGCAGGGGTCGTGCTTGTCCAGGTAATGGCTCAGCGTGTCCCAGCCACCTCCGACCCTAACCATTACGTGGTTACGGAGTATTCTGACGAATATCAACACCTTCGTATCTCCTATGCGGTACTTTCCCTCGGAGACTCGGATCATCGGGAACTGAGTCGGACAGTTACATCTTTCCACCAAATCCCGGACCTGGAAGACGAGAAAAATCCCAAAGTTAGTTCACCGTACGCGCGATCGTCAATGAGACCGCGAAGGATGAgactcgagaaaaaaacaatattacaAACGATGAGAGAAATCGTCGCGTTTCACAAACTTTTCAACAGGTGTTCGGCGAATTCTCACACCTTACCAAACTATGAGTGAAATGTTAGAAATGAAAGATTTGTTTCTCATAGTTCGGTATGTGGGTATGAATTAATTCGCTTCGCAGAAGACCCCGAACGACTTATTTTTCTAGTTATTAGTCGGTCAACAATTTGCTACGGAGGCTCGATCTTATGGCGGAGCACGAGGtagttattttaattaatagCTGCCGAGCGCACAATCTCTGTTAATAATTTGCCAAGGAATTTCCCACGCGCGCGGGCGGTTTGTTTTTAATAGAAATAGACCGTTCTAGATTATTTCCTAgctaaataattcaaattcccATTAGCGCGAAGCGCCGCAGACCCGGGCTTCGAAATCGTGTATCGAAAGGGCGTTGGGTTTTGTTGAGTGCAAAACAAGAGAACAACCGCCTTTTCTACGCGGAGCTTATCGCGGCTTGTTTCCGCAACTGCATTAGCTGCAATTCGATACGCTACCGGAGTCCCTCGCTCGGTCACAACCCTCCCCGCTCGTATTAAACGTTTTAAAAGTTGGCTCTCTTCTCCCCTTTCTTCCTTAGGTCACATCCGGCGGGGCGGTACTCCTTTGataccgatatacatatacctcgtTGTTccatctcccttttttttttattttccgctctCCGTCCGCGTGCTTTCTCCCTTCGCGCAGCGTCGTCCACAACAGGCGCGGGCGTCGGAGCGGACGTACttcaaaattaataattatcgacTATTGCATCTAACTCGGCAGAGATAAGCCATTACTTGCATTCGGATCGTATCGCCGGCATTCAAAGCCGGGATAGACGCACAATGTACGATTGATTGGACCGCGCGGCAACGTGCTGGGCGATCCGGTGATTGGTAAATTATTGTTAAAACTAGTATCGGGATACGTCGGCGGTGTTTTTCGTCGAACGCCAACGGAGGCGTGTATGGAAGTCGACGTGGTCGAGAGTACGAAAACGTGAAAAACTAATCAGATAAATGAAtggaatagaagaagaaaaaaaaaaaaagaatggaaaaaaaaagaaaaagaaaaaggaaggattCTCAGAGAACTCTCGAAGAGTTAAAACTGGGCATATCTTCGCCGTGCCGTACATCTTACCACACACATTGGGAAATTCTACTACTGGCCTTCGTTTCTCACGGTGAAACTTTTTAATCTACATTTTCGCAACGGTTGTGCGTCGTACGTAGATGTTATTCGTACggacacgtacacgtacgtatataatcgTACGGTACGGTGACACTTTCTCAAACCTACAAAACTGCCGACTATGATGATCTTCAACTGGTGTAATTATCGTAAAACGTCGCGCTCGCCATTACAATTTATACAAGTTAAAAACGAACGCAGTCATTTCCTACACCATCGTCGTACCGCCCGGTAGATAGATCGATTTCAAGGTTCATTGAAAACGTGGAATCGTTCGATTCTCGACGTTGCATAGATGacgtttcaattatatttcaaacgGATTTGTATCACAACTACGAATCGTCGGTAAGCTCATTCTAACGGGGACAACCGAATACATAAAACGTATTTGGCTAGGGTAAAATACTCCGAGTTAAGTAGAGTGAAATGATCGAGTTCGATTAAAATTCTAAGAAGGTAGAGGACCTTCCAAACGTCATAGCTCGCGGTAATGGCGACCCGTCCCAAATATTAAATCGGCGAACGCCGATTAATGAATAACGCTCACGTCACCGCGGATGCTTTGTTTCTCAACTCCGCCGATCGAACGTCCGCGATTCGTTCTCATCGTTACCCATGAGATGAAGGAACTCTTCCACTCgcgaatacacgtacgtaggtacaacgTCAACAACAATCCCTGATAACCCTGATCGCTGATTCGGACCTCTGATCGAAGAAACTAGGTATACAGATAACCACCTCGATTGTCGTAGCATAATAATTGTCGAGAAGTCTGTTTATCCGACAGGAACACGCGGAGGGGATTTCGTATCCTTTCCTCAGCGACTATCTACCTCCCTCTCTATTCCTCGACGCTATTATTCAGAATAATTGTTGATATCTCTTTCCATAAATTGAATCGCGACAAATGGTGACTGCTTACAACTATACACTGCATATATCGGTGCAGGTGAGCGGACAGCGGGCAGGATGAATACGTTATGACGGTATAATGCAAGGCCGACGTTATTATGTAATTCGTGCAGGTCTACGGAGCGTACGTTACAGAGAGACAAACACAACACGACCGACTCTACCACCGCTATCCGCTGTTTCGAAGTCGGTTACGTCCGCTGCATAGATTTTACCCGGCCGATGCCGCAGCTGCACCGATGTACCCCAAGGAGTCCTGCGAATATCGGTTCATACACCACGCGGGACGACCTCGTTTCACGCGAGCGAATCCGCGCTGCccgtgaaaattataattctcacGATTTTCCGGCGACATCAACGTTTCGTACCACCCGCACCGAACCTTACACTTTGCGCTCGTTGTTTCTTTCAACGTTCGACGTTCCCTCGCCCGATCACCCCGTTTATCGGTCGCGTATCGCGGGTCATCCGTGAAACggaatagcgaaaaaaaataatagagagaataaaagaaacgtgGCGGCGAAACTCGTCGACGAATAAAACGGTACGTAATGTTCGAAGGTAAAAGATGTGAGATGGAAGCGCGTGGCGTAGCTCGGTTATTAAGAATGGCGAAGCAGAGAAAGTGACGGCAGAACTCCAGATCCTGATGTTATCAATGGGCATCTTCCGTATCTGCTAAGGCATCTTCCCAGGATCAACGGTGAGTTCATGGGAAGGAAGTAACGCAAGTGGCGTGTCACGGATTGACCCGAGCAGCTCGCCTGTCCCAAACGTCGCTGAATAATCGTCTTCGAGGTATCTTATCGGTCCGATAAGGAGTTCGCGTCATTCCCTAGTAAGGGTTTGcggttcgatcgatcgtcgcgcACACCGTCTTtcctttcaattattttcatatctcaTCTCGTTTCctaccaattttttcgcacgtCGAGAGATTCGAATGTGTATTGTCGAGTGAAGTACACAGGTGTGCACGTATTCGCTACAGCGTGTAGAGTGGCATTGTATGCCTAATAACCCGGATGTGACACCGATGCAAATTTAAGATGATCGCACCTTCCGGCCGTAACGAATCGCTCGTATGCTCGAAGCGCGACTATATACGACGCACGACGATGCCCCCCATTGTCTATTCGATCTCTTTCTTGCGCGGTATagacagaatgaaaaaagaagaaaacgaaaacaaaaaaaaaaagaaggaaataaaaggattaaataatagaaaaagaaagatgcaGCGATTCTGCATATTCCACCTGACTTATAGCTTAGCGTCTACGTATGCGTGGTGTGAACGAGGCAGCTTATATTATGCGGACCGTGCTCAGGCGTTCGTGACATTCGCCTTATAATAACACAAGAGAGAACAAGCTGAGAGTAACAATAATTTAAAAGCCTACAAAGCTACGGGATTCAGCTACGCGTGTGcgcaaaaattgaatgaaaacaaaaaacaaaaaaaaaaaaaaacaacagcaacaacaaacaaaaagattcTCTTTACAATTACATTCGACTCCAGACTCCAGACgtactggaagaaaaaaaaaaaaaaaaatgaggaaccATCGTGAGACTCGTTCTCACCCCATTGAATGGGaagcaaaataatttcgacggatgatattttttcgtcgttatcATCATCCTGTACGGATGCGGTTTATCCTGTTGAGAAtttctctcacttttctgTGTAATCGAACTCAAGGGTTCGTGGAAGAAAGGGTTGTCAATGACAATTATTGGTGCGTAACGAGGGATGAAAACAAGGCGCGTTTTGACGAcaccgttgaattttttttacaacgagAATCGAATGAGAATGAACAGTTCTATCTAGTGGGGATAGCGAAGATAGACGAGATCAAGATTATAGTTATATCCCAGTGAGCATAAGTTGTATAAGGTGCTTAAAGGTCTCGGGTATCGGTGACGGTGGTGAACGTCGTTTATCGTCATTGAACGTCGGCTTTAAAGCACGACTCCGCGGGTACGGCTACGTCGCAACGCGGGTTCGAGCCCCGGCTTTTACCTATAGCTTCGAATTCGGGCGTCGTTTCTCTACTTTGCGAAGCGCCGcggcgccgcgccgcgccgcgtccGTAGTCTCGCGCAATCAATACGCGCGGGGCGAACTGTCTCCCTGCAAACTAAACAACTCCGCAGCCGCCGTGGAATCATCGCGGAGTACACACACATCGCCTCGTGTGTTATAATTGTATATGACCATATTAATTAAACATTATAATCACGATTTCCGACCTCCGTACCTCTTTATCTGCATGGACTTCGCTtctttgatattattttcttttttttcttaatctttttttctttttttttctttttttttcttttccttccatttgTTAATCCTGCAACGATCGATGCGCGACCGCACAGCGTTATAAACTCTACTTGGTTGCACCGCGTTGCATAAAAGGGTTATAAACGTCAACTTTCCTACCTGTCAATTTGCAGCTGACTTCACTTTTCAATTGATGCTGTTCAaagaggatatttttttatgcgTTCGTATAATGAAAATCAAAGCTTATCGCACCATCAATTATGTATACTCACGTTATTACCTGtgcgaatttatttatttatatactccACGTCGAAAAGAATCTGCATATTCACTCATACTACATTTATaatgcgataaaaataacattccCTCAACGCGGtataaaggaagaaaatcatTACTGAATTTCAAATGAGATCCTTGgttcgaggattttttttttcgtcgatttgttttctcttcagaTCGCCGCAAAAGATTTGTGCGATGCGATTGCGTATAAAACCCTTTACCCCGTGCGCTAATGAAAAGcctataggaaaaaaaaaagggaaataaaaattcgttcaCTCGTTCATGCGACGTAGATTGTTTTTGAAGTACTGCCAGCTGTTTCGTATCTGAGTGAAAAATCCGATCGACGATATGAAATCTCGTCGGGAATTGACGTTTGCTGTACTAtacagatttgaaaaattgcgctTCAATAGAGTTATGTCAAACGCGTTGCCGTTGCAGTATAatgtattttatctttttctcgaagaaaattgtaattatattcaattgcTTATTCCGCAATTAATCACCCATCGTCTGGTGCAGTCTTTCCGCAGTCCACCGCAGTGCGGATGCCACGAGGAAGTTTGAAtgtgtcgtacgtacgtacgtagcgtacTTTGGAGTGTACAGCGCATGTACGTGCATTGAGGATAAGTACCCGGTAACtacatattataattt contains:
- the LOC105684757 gene encoding GAS2-like protein pickled eggs; this encodes MSVLLEARPYRPFKSSEEYLVAMKEDLAEWLNALYPELRVSLDNFMDRLDTGVALCKHANNVRKSASDYVVRRQARKLMTRSMTSSLAVPMSNLSDVAFLPNAKAGTFFARDNVSNFISWCRNSLGIIECLLFETDDLIMRKNERHVILCLLEVARRGAKFGMLAPMLVQMERQIDREIAAENKAANVANGANNEESDDDDDDYEEMHEEQPCLIYGPQPQIVTNDLKSLDEMVRDLVERCNCPTQFPMIRVSEGKYRIGDTKVLIFVRILRNHVMVRVGGGWDTLSHYLDKHDPCRCRSSHRSTISAKLIQKAGGSFDLGSAQVHYERSPPRTRRSSASSVGSCAGAAMQNQSPQHQQQQQQQQQQQMSLQNNRTVSSPNNRPQSPTPYQVNRHLGDELRRSNRSRSPTPQRKFLASPGHLGGELNKQRSRSPTPKRSPRSRSPTPRVDGAQFGSSGPGGSALDPTRKALNEEIRQIKYDGRSQMYHSRNQDSYQDPKKDLHQEIRATVPLSEEFSKRYIVEGGVARRASSQDDTPRYEPSIFNYKCHDDSSSRSPTPSPPAIKEETSESFAKEVVRYAKSPQGDGEHSDNGSEVSDEGYRSLGAVQPTTVTSTSTSTTSGCSTQSSPTVVDYQKQPIAEKSCVETETIETGLRKTRIGPPSPLRASPARSVNSSTGDRTPRAGSIVRENSNLSRASSGSRTPREGNSSPEGSPLKRSGTGIARSSIRKPPTGSLSKASGVPRLSQLNLQAGSNTWNGRQTRQRPSIQADTFAAPAPSQQHQQQVNVNGINNQGATFSRKSPGRQSLPRPAGGGNGPQYDRNGRRIKPSSASLQSSPTKVANPLLEQILQKVGHLQDDKQVVQKLQDFLRDYQGNGSGETTETDGNALDFTKAWVDGNGTVALPQDVQVVATPRKDPKAASERGGFSRIPAPVYKRPMSVASDSI